One Micromonospora sp. WMMD812 genomic window carries:
- a CDS encoding PQQ-binding-like beta-propeller repeat protein, producing the protein METLIELGAERGAPEPDRPAPPVAGRGWRVAALLLVCALLAGAAPPARLATLSGPVLPERAVLLGAGPLLLVADPGAAPPTLSAYDPAAPERARWRVDLPPAAGWSAEPAGDLVLVTERDPVRRVVATTARTARTGERRWRRPDRVYAAGDGAVAVTEVRSVADPGRRIEGAVHGVDPATGATRWTVALPSTAVLTVLPGAPARVLVLRDDGVARVYDVGDGTVRGEGRLPPADYAPDNPQVVGDRLVLRHPTARGAELIGYDLPALTVRWRVPLADGDVTIRGCAGLLCGQDARDRWALTPATGDRAWTWSGGAQWRAVPGGRGGPQVLLRAAQDGRRNLVATVGRDGPRVAGVLPTGTRDCRAVSGALACRDSAGRLTVWPGRPAAGT; encoded by the coding sequence GTGGAGACGCTGATCGAGTTGGGCGCCGAGCGGGGCGCACCCGAGCCGGACCGGCCGGCGCCGCCGGTGGCCGGTCGCGGGTGGCGGGTCGCGGCGCTGCTGCTGGTGTGCGCGCTGCTGGCCGGGGCCGCCCCGCCGGCCCGGTTGGCGACGCTGTCCGGGCCGGTGCTGCCGGAGCGGGCGGTGCTGCTGGGCGCGGGCCCGCTGCTGCTGGTCGCCGATCCCGGCGCGGCCCCGCCGACGCTGTCCGCGTACGACCCGGCGGCCCCGGAACGGGCACGCTGGCGGGTGGACCTGCCGCCGGCCGCCGGCTGGTCCGCCGAGCCGGCCGGCGACCTGGTGCTGGTCACCGAGCGGGACCCGGTGCGCCGGGTGGTGGCCACCACGGCCCGCACCGCCCGCACCGGCGAGCGGCGCTGGCGGCGACCCGACCGGGTGTACGCGGCCGGGGACGGCGCCGTCGCGGTGACCGAGGTCCGCAGCGTGGCCGACCCGGGCCGGCGCATCGAGGGCGCGGTGCACGGCGTGGATCCGGCCACCGGGGCGACGCGCTGGACGGTGGCGCTGCCGTCCACCGCCGTGCTGACGGTGCTGCCCGGCGCGCCGGCCCGGGTGCTCGTGCTGCGCGACGACGGCGTCGCCCGGGTGTACGACGTCGGCGACGGCACGGTACGCGGCGAGGGGCGGCTGCCGCCGGCGGACTACGCCCCGGACAACCCGCAGGTGGTCGGTGACCGCCTGGTGCTGCGCCACCCCACGGCCCGGGGCGCCGAGCTCATCGGATACGACCTGCCGGCGTTGACCGTGCGCTGGCGGGTGCCGCTCGCCGACGGCGACGTGACGATCCGGGGCTGCGCGGGCCTGCTCTGCGGCCAGGACGCGCGGGACCGGTGGGCGTTGACCCCCGCCACGGGCGACCGGGCGTGGACCTGGTCGGGCGGGGCACAGTGGCGCGCCGTCCCGGGCGGGCGCGGCGGCCCGCAGGTGCTGCTGCGCGCGGCGCAGGACGGCCGGCGCAACCTGGTCGCCACCGTCGGCCGGGACGGGCCCCGGGTGGCCGGAGTGCTGCCGACGGGCACCCGGGACTGCCGCGCGGTGTCCGGCGCGCTGGCCTGCCGGGACAGCGCCGGTCGGCTCACCGTGTGGCCCGGCCGACCGGCCGCGGGTACCTGA
- a CDS encoding LLM class flavin-dependent oxidoreductase, whose amino-acid sequence MRHGLEICCGGASVAVSTLVELGELAERAGWDGVFFEDYLVHYAGDDPPTYDPWLVLAAVAGRTGRVRLGTTVTPLPRRRPAKLAREVLTLDHLSGGRATVAVGVGDPGDRGLAAFGEPTDLPTRAARLDEGLDLLTGLLGGGPVRHHGAHYRADGVALRPPPVQRPRVPVWVGGSAQAGAVLRRAARGDGIVPYKLTDTDDWADFTPDEVAALVRALPATRADGEPFDVAIGGRRRRPDTRAERAYVAEVADAGATWWLEFVPAGEPAAMRAAVDRGPLR is encoded by the coding sequence ATGAGACACGGACTGGAGATCTGCTGCGGCGGCGCGTCGGTCGCGGTGTCCACCCTGGTCGAGTTGGGCGAGCTGGCCGAACGCGCCGGCTGGGACGGGGTGTTCTTCGAGGACTACCTCGTCCACTACGCCGGGGACGACCCCCCCACCTACGACCCGTGGCTGGTGCTCGCCGCGGTGGCGGGGCGGACGGGCCGGGTCCGGCTCGGCACCACGGTCACACCGCTGCCGCGGCGGCGCCCGGCGAAGCTCGCCCGGGAGGTGCTCACCCTCGACCACCTCTCCGGCGGCCGGGCCACCGTCGCCGTCGGAGTGGGTGACCCGGGCGACCGCGGGCTCGCGGCGTTCGGCGAGCCGACCGACCTTCCGACCCGGGCGGCCCGCCTCGACGAGGGGCTCGACCTGCTGACCGGCCTGCTCGGCGGCGGGCCGGTGCGGCACCACGGGGCGCACTACCGGGCCGACGGGGTGGCGTTGCGGCCACCGCCGGTGCAGCGGCCCCGGGTGCCGGTCTGGGTGGGTGGCAGCGCGCAGGCCGGGGCGGTGCTGCGCCGGGCGGCCCGCGGCGACGGCATCGTGCCCTACAAGCTGACCGACACCGACGACTGGGCCGACTTCACGCCGGACGAGGTGGCGGCGCTGGTGCGCGCGCTGCCGGCGACCCGCGCCGACGGGGAGCCGTTCGACGTGGCGATCGGCGGCCGGCGACGCCGCCCCGACACGCGCGCGGAGCGCGCGTACGTCGCCGAGGTGGCCGACGCCGGCGCGACCTGGTGGCTGGAGTTCGTCCCGGCCGGCGAGCCGGCGGCGATGCGGGCCGCGGTCGACCGCGGCCCGCTGCGCTGA
- a CDS encoding VOC family protein — protein sequence MTVNADLAMVNLDSSDPAAHAAFYQRVLGWEITHSQPEYAMLSGGGVSLGFGLVDGYRPPSWPDPAAGKRYHLDLYVDDLAQAEKEFVAAGATRPQFQPGAERWVVLIDPIGQPFCICPRAQG from the coding sequence ATGACAGTCAACGCCGACCTCGCCATGGTCAACCTGGACAGTTCCGACCCCGCCGCGCACGCGGCCTTCTACCAGCGCGTCCTGGGTTGGGAGATCACCCACAGCCAGCCCGAGTACGCGATGCTCAGCGGCGGTGGGGTCTCCCTCGGCTTCGGCCTGGTCGACGGCTACCGGCCGCCGTCCTGGCCCGACCCGGCCGCCGGGAAGCGCTACCACCTCGACCTGTACGTGGACGACCTCGCGCAGGCGGAGAAGGAGTTCGTCGCGGCCGGCGCCACGAGGCCGCAGTTCCAGCCCGGCGCCGAGCGGTGGGTGGTGCTCATCGACCCGATCGGCCAGCCGTTCTGCATCTGCCCCCGGGCGCAGGGCTGA
- a CDS encoding thymidine kinase, which produces MHGRPLHAAALKFFWGPMDCGKSTMALQMNYNHARQGRRGLVTTRIDRSLGPQVTTRIGLAHTAVEVTDDLDLRALVRGRWAEGERVDYLICDEASFYSVEHVEQMAELVDSYDVDVYAFGLATDFRSCLFPAAQRLFELADEVARIQVEVLCWCGREGLLNARVVDGRVAREGAQVVIGDTMDSAEVRYQVLCRRHYRSGDLGPRS; this is translated from the coding sequence CTGCACGGGCGGCCGCTGCACGCCGCCGCGCTGAAGTTCTTCTGGGGGCCCATGGACTGCGGGAAGTCCACGATGGCCCTGCAGATGAACTACAACCACGCCCGGCAGGGGCGCCGCGGGCTGGTCACCACGCGCATCGACCGGTCCCTCGGCCCGCAGGTCACCACCCGCATCGGCCTGGCACACACCGCGGTCGAGGTCACCGACGACCTCGACCTGCGGGCGCTGGTGCGCGGCCGGTGGGCCGAGGGCGAACGCGTCGACTACCTGATCTGCGACGAGGCCAGCTTCTACAGCGTGGAACACGTCGAGCAGATGGCCGAGCTGGTCGACAGCTACGACGTGGACGTGTACGCGTTCGGGCTGGCCACCGACTTCCGGTCCTGCCTGTTCCCCGCGGCCCAGCGGCTGTTCGAGCTGGCCGACGAGGTGGCCCGCATCCAGGTCGAGGTGCTCTGCTGGTGCGGCCGGGAAGGGCTGCTCAACGCCCGCGTGGTCGACGGCCGGGTGGCCCGCGAGGGCGCACAGGTCGTCATCGGCGACACGATGGACTCCGCCGAAGTGCGCTACCAGGTGCTGTGCCGGCGGCACTACCGCAGCGGCGACCTCGGCCCGCGCTCCTGA
- a CDS encoding acyl-CoA dehydrogenase family protein — MTRYVQPVPAPDDPYAGDALLRSWLERQLGAAGHAAAKDRLADLAADVVGPLRAAHADAEAHPPTLVRYDPWGARVDRVDTSAGWQAQRAAAARHAVVALPYLESARGTWGAAARVVQHALLHLYGPESATFSCPVAMADGAAALLNLPEVDPAVRDAWLPRLISTDPDTAITSGQWMTESQGGSDLARSTTIGRPAADGSWRLTGEKWFCSAADAAMAVALARPEGAGRGSRVLAPFLVPRYAADSPLAGGAAPDAPAPGVTVHRLKDKLGTRALPTAEIGLRDAYALPLGDPADPGLVRAMTLVVVTRVHNAAAAAGGMRRGLAYARAYATARHVAGGALATSPLHRATLGTLAVDAAGAFVLAGHAFALLGRVEVGADPFAAAELRIVAPLAKLATGRLAVSSASEYVESFGGAGYVEDTGVPRLLRDAQVLPIWEGTTNVLAMDVLRAVTREDAGPPLLRRLAGAVDLARPLSPALADTLAAVTGELRDTLAEVAVDPQSVRVVAGARGLALRLAHALTAALLVEHASWGDEQAELAARLWARRWLRREEIAEDAHHHLDLLC, encoded by the coding sequence ATGACCCGCTACGTGCAGCCCGTACCCGCCCCCGACGACCCGTACGCCGGTGACGCGCTGCTGCGCTCCTGGCTGGAGCGGCAGCTCGGCGCCGCCGGGCACGCCGCCGCGAAGGACCGGCTGGCCGACCTCGCCGCCGACGTGGTCGGGCCGCTGCGCGCCGCGCACGCCGACGCCGAGGCGCACCCGCCCACCCTGGTCCGGTACGACCCGTGGGGAGCCCGTGTCGACCGGGTCGACACCTCCGCCGGTTGGCAGGCCCAACGCGCCGCCGCCGCGCGGCATGCCGTGGTCGCCCTGCCCTACCTGGAGTCGGCGCGCGGCACGTGGGGCGCCGCCGCCCGGGTCGTCCAGCACGCCCTGCTGCACCTGTACGGGCCGGAGTCGGCGACCTTCTCCTGCCCGGTGGCGATGGCCGACGGGGCGGCGGCGCTGCTCAACCTGCCCGAGGTCGACCCGGCCGTGCGCGACGCCTGGCTGCCGCGGCTGATCTCCACCGACCCGGACACCGCGATCACCAGCGGTCAGTGGATGACCGAGTCGCAGGGCGGCTCCGACCTGGCCCGGTCCACCACCATCGGCCGCCCCGCCGCCGACGGCTCCTGGCGGCTCACCGGCGAGAAGTGGTTCTGTTCGGCCGCGGACGCGGCGATGGCGGTCGCGCTGGCCCGGCCCGAGGGCGCCGGGCGGGGCAGCCGGGTGCTCGCCCCGTTCCTGGTGCCCCGCTACGCCGCCGACTCGCCCCTCGCCGGCGGCGCCGCGCCGGACGCGCCCGCGCCGGGCGTCACCGTGCACCGGCTCAAGGACAAGCTCGGCACCCGGGCGCTGCCCACCGCCGAGATCGGGCTGCGCGACGCGTACGCGCTGCCGCTGGGCGACCCGGCCGACCCCGGCCTGGTGCGGGCGATGACCCTGGTGGTGGTGACCCGCGTGCACAACGCCGCTGCGGCCGCCGGCGGGATGCGCCGTGGGCTGGCCTACGCCCGGGCGTACGCCACCGCGCGCCACGTCGCCGGCGGGGCGCTGGCCACGTCCCCGCTGCACCGGGCCACCCTCGGCACGCTCGCCGTCGACGCGGCCGGCGCGTTCGTGCTCGCCGGGCACGCGTTCGCGCTGCTCGGCCGGGTCGAGGTGGGCGCCGACCCGTTCGCCGCCGCCGAGCTGCGCATCGTGGCGCCGCTGGCGAAGCTGGCCACCGGCCGGCTCGCGGTCAGCTCCGCCAGCGAGTACGTGGAGAGCTTCGGCGGCGCCGGCTACGTGGAGGACACCGGCGTGCCCCGGCTGCTGCGCGACGCCCAGGTGCTGCCCATCTGGGAGGGCACCACCAACGTGCTCGCAATGGACGTGCTGCGGGCGGTCACCCGCGAGGACGCGGGCCCGCCGCTGCTGCGCCGGCTGGCCGGCGCCGTCGACCTGGCCCGGCCGCTCTCCCCTGCGCTCGCCGACACGCTGGCCGCCGTCACCGGCGAGCTGCGCGACACCCTCGCCGAGGTCGCCGTCGACCCGCAGTCCGTCCGGGTCGTCGCCGGGGCGCGCGGGCTGGCCCTGCGCCTGGCGCACGCGCTGACCGCCGCCCTGCTGGTGGAGCACGCGTCGTGGGGCGACGAGCAGGCCGAACTGGCCGCCCGGCTGTGGGCCCGGCGATGGCTGCGCCGCGAGGAGATCGCCGAGGACGCCCACCATCACCTGGACCTGCTCTGCTGA
- a CDS encoding tyrosine-type recombinase/integrase produces MVSSDAPALARPSPHPALPAGPTDVTEAWLRNRRLSAHTRDAYRRDIGAWLTWCAARDLDPLGATFLHVNEYARGLESTVGPRTGRPLTPATVARRLSALSSWYDFLLKLRAVEANPVAGADRPRVDRDHSATVGLTPDEVDALLAAAETESGPTAARNRAAIALLADLGLRVGELVSLDVADLGAERGHRSVRFVGKGGKPRRRALTPGTAYAVDAYLSQRAAGAGLPVVDLAGPLLATASGARLDRHSVFRLVRRLARAAGIPAWEKLSPHSLRHAFATTARAEGVPLEDVQDAMGHADPRTTRRYDRDRHNLDRDPAYAIWAARARRRG; encoded by the coding sequence ATGGTCTCTTCGGACGCCCCGGCGCTGGCGCGCCCGTCGCCCCACCCCGCCCTGCCCGCCGGCCCGACCGACGTCACCGAGGCGTGGCTACGCAACCGGCGGCTGTCGGCGCATACCCGGGACGCGTACCGGCGGGACATCGGGGCGTGGCTCACCTGGTGCGCCGCCCGCGACCTGGACCCGCTCGGGGCGACGTTCCTGCACGTCAACGAGTACGCCCGGGGGCTCGAGTCGACCGTCGGCCCGCGCACCGGCCGTCCACTGACCCCGGCCACGGTTGCCCGCCGGCTCTCCGCGCTGTCCAGCTGGTACGACTTCCTGCTCAAGCTGCGGGCGGTCGAGGCCAACCCGGTCGCCGGCGCCGACCGGCCCCGCGTCGACCGGGACCACTCGGCCACCGTCGGGCTCACCCCCGATGAGGTGGACGCGCTGCTGGCCGCCGCGGAGACGGAGAGCGGCCCCACGGCGGCCCGCAACCGCGCCGCCATCGCCCTGCTGGCCGATCTCGGGCTGCGGGTGGGGGAACTCGTCTCGCTCGACGTGGCCGACCTCGGCGCGGAGCGGGGACACCGCAGCGTGCGCTTCGTCGGCAAGGGCGGCAAGCCCCGACGTCGCGCGCTCACCCCCGGCACCGCGTACGCGGTCGACGCCTACCTGTCCCAGCGTGCCGCCGGCGCGGGCCTGCCGGTGGTCGACCTGGCCGGGCCGCTGCTGGCCACCGCGAGCGGCGCGCGACTGGACCGGCACTCGGTGTTCCGCCTGGTCCGCCGGCTGGCCCGAGCGGCGGGAATCCCGGCGTGGGAGAAGCTGTCACCGCACTCGCTGCGGCACGCGTTCGCCACCACCGCCCGCGCCGAGGGGGTGCCGCTGGAGGACGTGCAGGACGCCATGGGGCACGCCGATCCGCGGACCACCCGCCGCTACGACCGCGACCGGCACAACCTCGACCGGGACCCGGCGTACGCCATCTGGGCGGCCCGGGCGCGCCGGCGCGGCTGA
- a CDS encoding cytochrome ubiquinol oxidase subunit I: protein MDALDVARWQFGVTTVYHFLFVPLTIGLSVLVAILQTLWHRTGNERYLKLTKFYGKLFLINFAMGVVTGIVQEFQFGMNWSDYSRFVGDIFGAPLAIEALVAFFLESTFIGLWIFGWDRLPKRLHLAAIWAAAIGTNLSAYFILAANSFMQNPVGYRVNPETGRAELTDFVAVLTNKVALVTFPHTIAGAFLVAGSLLVAVALWHLIRNRDSDETPTYRFAAKFGSWVTLIAAAGVLFTGDIQGKIMTQVQPMKMAAAEGLYSTESPASFSVLTVGSLDGSRELFAIKIPYLLSYLGTGDPNGTVHGINDLQAQYASQYGPGNYAPIIPVTYWSFRFMIAFGMTAAAIALLVLWTHRKGRAPRSKWLLRAGLAMPVLPLLANSFGWIFTEMGRQPWIVFGEMLTRNGVSRSVSLTEVLTSFTAFTLIYATLAVIEFRLLVRYAKAGVPDLTPQPEIDDSHDDAERPLAFAY from the coding sequence GTGGACGCGTTGGACGTCGCCCGCTGGCAGTTCGGTGTCACCACCGTCTACCACTTCCTCTTCGTCCCGTTGACGATCGGCCTGTCGGTGCTGGTGGCCATCCTCCAGACCCTCTGGCACCGCACCGGCAACGAGCGCTACCTGAAGCTCACGAAGTTCTACGGCAAGCTCTTCCTGATCAACTTCGCGATGGGCGTGGTCACCGGCATCGTGCAGGAGTTCCAGTTCGGCATGAACTGGAGCGACTACTCCCGCTTCGTCGGCGACATCTTCGGCGCCCCCCTCGCGATCGAGGCGCTGGTCGCGTTCTTCCTGGAATCCACCTTCATCGGGCTGTGGATCTTCGGCTGGGACCGGCTGCCCAAGCGGCTGCACCTGGCCGCCATCTGGGCCGCCGCGATCGGCACCAACCTGAGCGCGTACTTCATCCTCGCCGCGAACTCGTTCATGCAGAACCCGGTCGGCTACCGCGTCAACCCCGAGACCGGCCGGGCCGAGCTGACCGACTTCGTCGCGGTGCTCACCAACAAGGTCGCCCTGGTCACCTTCCCGCACACCATCGCGGGCGCGTTCCTGGTGGCCGGGTCGCTGCTGGTCGCCGTCGCCCTGTGGCACCTGATCCGCAACCGCGACTCCGACGAGACCCCCACCTACCGGTTCGCCGCGAAGTTCGGCTCCTGGGTCACCCTCATCGCCGCCGCCGGCGTCCTGTTCACCGGCGACATCCAGGGCAAGATCATGACGCAGGTGCAGCCGATGAAGATGGCCGCCGCCGAGGGCCTCTACAGCACCGAGAGCCCCGCCTCGTTCTCCGTACTCACCGTCGGCAGCCTCGACGGCAGCCGGGAACTGTTCGCCATCAAGATCCCGTACCTGCTGTCGTACCTCGGCACCGGCGACCCCAACGGCACCGTGCACGGCATCAACGACCTGCAGGCCCAGTACGCCAGCCAGTACGGCCCCGGCAACTACGCCCCGATCATCCCGGTCACCTACTGGAGCTTCCGCTTCATGATCGCGTTCGGGATGACCGCCGCGGCTATCGCCCTGCTGGTGCTCTGGACCCACCGCAAGGGCCGCGCCCCGCGCAGCAAGTGGCTGCTGCGCGCCGGCCTGGCCATGCCGGTGCTGCCGTTGCTCGCCAACTCCTTCGGCTGGATCTTCACCGAGATGGGCCGTCAGCCGTGGATCGTCTTCGGCGAGATGCTCACCCGCAACGGCGTCTCCCGCAGCGTGTCGCTGACCGAGGTGCTCACCTCGTTCACCGCGTTCACCCTGATCTACGCCACCCTCGCCGTGATCGAGTTCCGGCTGCTGGTCCGCTATGCCAAGGCCGGCGTGCCCGACCTGACCCCGCAGCCCGAGATCGACGACAGCCACGACGACGCCGAGCGCCCGCTCGCCTTCGCCTACTGA
- a CDS encoding MFS transporter translates to MAETVTPAVQDNPPPPASTRRERTGWYVYDWANSAFQTTVITVFLGPFLTTVTELAAGCELGADSCDGYVHPLGIRVAAGSYYPYLISLSVFLTVFVLPVVGAIADRTAHKKRLLAGAAFTGAGATIAMAFVTGDRYLLGGALFLVANISFGAAIVVYNSFLPQLGGPDERDGISSRGWALGYLGGGLLLALNLVAVTMFSEEGNPQRTLDLARWSIVSAGVWWAVFTLVPLRWLREHPTAAALAGGGNVLTDGFKQLGRTLREIKAYPLTLFFLLAFLVYNDGIQTVITLASQYGTEELRLEQSTLIVTILLVQFLAFGGALSLGALARRIGAWKTVLLSLVLWTGVIIAAFRLPAEAPLPFMVLGAAIGLVLGGSQALSRSLFSQLIPAGKEGEYYGFYEISDKGTSWLGPLAFGLVFQLTSSYRVGLVSLLIFFVVGFLLLLAVPIRRAIVAAGNTPPRVL, encoded by the coding sequence ATGGCCGAGACCGTGACCCCCGCGGTGCAGGACAACCCCCCACCCCCGGCGAGCACCCGCCGGGAACGCACCGGCTGGTACGTCTACGACTGGGCCAACTCGGCCTTCCAGACCACGGTGATCACCGTGTTCCTCGGGCCGTTCCTCACCACGGTCACCGAGCTCGCCGCCGGCTGCGAGCTCGGCGCGGACTCCTGCGACGGCTACGTGCACCCGCTCGGCATCCGGGTCGCCGCCGGGTCCTACTACCCGTACCTCATCTCGCTGTCGGTGTTCCTCACCGTGTTCGTGCTGCCGGTCGTCGGCGCCATCGCCGACCGGACGGCGCACAAGAAGCGGCTGCTCGCCGGCGCGGCGTTCACCGGCGCCGGCGCGACCATCGCGATGGCGTTCGTCACCGGCGACCGCTACCTGCTCGGCGGCGCGCTCTTCCTGGTCGCCAACATCAGCTTCGGCGCCGCGATCGTCGTCTACAACTCGTTCCTGCCGCAGCTCGGCGGCCCCGACGAACGCGACGGCATCTCCAGCCGCGGCTGGGCGCTGGGCTACCTCGGCGGCGGCCTGCTGCTGGCGCTCAACCTCGTCGCGGTCACCATGTTCAGCGAGGAGGGCAACCCGCAGCGCACCCTGGACCTGGCCCGCTGGTCGATCGTCTCCGCCGGTGTCTGGTGGGCGGTGTTCACCCTGGTGCCGCTGCGCTGGCTGCGCGAACACCCCACCGCCGCGGCCCTGGCCGGCGGCGGCAACGTGCTCACCGACGGGTTCAAGCAACTCGGCCGTACGCTGCGCGAGATCAAGGCGTACCCGCTGACGTTGTTCTTCCTGCTCGCCTTCCTGGTCTACAACGACGGCATCCAGACCGTCATCACTCTGGCCAGCCAGTACGGCACGGAGGAGCTGCGGCTGGAGCAGAGCACCCTGATCGTCACCATCCTGCTGGTGCAGTTCCTCGCCTTCGGTGGCGCGCTGTCGCTCGGCGCGCTCGCCCGGCGCATCGGCGCGTGGAAGACGGTGCTGCTCAGCCTGGTGCTCTGGACCGGTGTGATCATCGCTGCGTTCCGGCTGCCCGCCGAGGCGCCGCTGCCGTTCATGGTGCTGGGCGCCGCGATCGGGCTGGTCCTCGGCGGCAGCCAGGCGCTGAGCCGGTCGCTGTTCAGCCAGCTGATCCCCGCCGGCAAGGAGGGCGAGTACTACGGCTTCTACGAGATCAGCGACAAGGGCACCAGCTGGCTCGGCCCGCTCGCGTTCGGCCTGGTCTTCCAGCTCACCTCGTCGTACCGGGTGGGCCTGGTCTCGCTGCTGATCTTCTTCGTGGTCGGGTTCCTGCTGCTGCTGGCCGTCCCGATCCGCCGGGCCATCGTCGCGGCCGGAAACACGCCACCGCGGGTGCTCTGA
- a CDS encoding glycerophosphodiester phosphodiesterase, translating to MLTAHPYLDAPAPLAFAHRGGAADGDENTAEAFARAVALGYRYVETDVHATADGVSVVFHDATLRRVTGEPGRIADLRWADLASVRVGGAAVVPRLDEVLTAWPEVRFNIDVKSDRGVEPAVATVARAGANDRVLLASFSDARLVRLRALTEGRVATSLGMRGVARLRMASLTGRALRLPPSVVAAQVPVRYGRVPVVDRRLLSYAHALGLQVHVWTIDEPTEMHDLLDLGVDGIMTDHVGVLRDVYRSRGHWAA from the coding sequence GTGCTGACCGCCCACCCGTACCTCGACGCGCCCGCCCCGCTGGCCTTCGCCCACCGGGGCGGCGCCGCCGACGGTGACGAGAACACCGCTGAGGCGTTCGCCCGCGCGGTCGCGCTCGGCTACCGGTACGTCGAGACCGACGTGCACGCCACCGCCGACGGGGTGAGCGTCGTCTTCCACGACGCCACGCTGCGCCGGGTCACCGGCGAGCCGGGCCGCATCGCCGACCTGCGCTGGGCCGACCTCGCGTCGGTGCGCGTCGGCGGCGCCGCCGTGGTGCCCCGCCTCGACGAGGTGCTGACCGCCTGGCCGGAGGTGCGGTTCAACATCGACGTGAAGTCCGACCGGGGCGTCGAACCGGCCGTGGCCACCGTCGCCCGGGCCGGCGCGAACGACCGGGTGCTGCTCGCCTCGTTCAGCGACGCCCGGCTGGTCCGGCTGCGGGCGCTCACCGAGGGCCGGGTGGCCACCTCGCTGGGCATGCGCGGGGTGGCCCGGCTGCGGATGGCCTCCCTGACCGGGCGCGCGTTGCGGCTTCCGCCGTCCGTGGTGGCCGCCCAGGTGCCGGTCCGCTACGGGCGGGTACCGGTGGTCGACCGCCGGCTCCTGTCCTACGCGCACGCGCTCGGCCTCCAGGTGCACGTCTGGACGATCGACGAACCCACCGAAATGCACGACTTACTTGATCTTGGCGTGGATGGCATCATGACCGATCACGTCGGCGTGCTGCGCGACGTCTACCGCAGCCGCGGCCACTGGGCCGCCTGA
- a CDS encoding lysophospholipid acyltransferase family protein — protein MDTAHPTWQPPAIWRGAQLLARAVVGAVARLEVSGDVPEALRRGPLILAANHISPFDPVVLTAACRTRGVAPRIMATGGLFRAPVIGAAMRHAGHIRVERGTAAVGRALDDAAAAVAAGAVILVYPEGRIGLDPGMWPERGKTGAARIAFACGAPLIPVAQWGSHEVVPYRAPKGLLRGLARSLVRRPVIRVHFGDPVDLGGVSPDTPGAARRATDRITDAITATLVPLRPDEPDRPRHVDPGRPADTSRSHRRRPA, from the coding sequence ATGGACACCGCCCACCCCACCTGGCAGCCGCCCGCGATCTGGCGCGGCGCCCAACTGCTCGCCCGCGCCGTCGTCGGCGCCGTGGCCCGGCTCGAGGTCAGCGGGGACGTGCCCGAGGCGCTGCGCCGCGGGCCGCTGATCCTCGCCGCCAACCACATCAGCCCGTTCGACCCGGTGGTGCTCACCGCCGCCTGCCGGACGCGCGGTGTCGCCCCCCGGATCATGGCCACCGGCGGGCTGTTCCGCGCTCCGGTGATCGGGGCCGCGATGCGCCACGCCGGACACATCCGCGTCGAGCGGGGCACCGCCGCGGTCGGCCGGGCCCTCGACGACGCCGCCGCGGCCGTCGCGGCCGGCGCGGTGATCCTGGTCTACCCCGAGGGCCGCATCGGCCTGGACCCGGGCATGTGGCCCGAGCGGGGCAAGACCGGCGCGGCCCGGATCGCGTTCGCCTGCGGCGCCCCGCTGATCCCGGTGGCGCAGTGGGGCTCGCACGAGGTCGTGCCGTACCGGGCGCCGAAGGGGTTGCTGCGGGGGCTCGCCCGCTCGCTGGTGCGCCGCCCGGTGATCCGGGTGCACTTCGGCGACCCCGTCGACCTCGGCGGGGTGAGCCCCGACACGCCCGGCGCCGCCCGCCGGGCCACCGACCGGATCACCGACGCGATCACCGCGACACTGGTCCCCCTGCGCCCCGACGAGCCCGACCGACCCCGGCACGTCGACCCGGGCCGGCCCGCGGACACCAGCCGCTCGCACCGCCGCCGCCCGGCCTGA